CGGAGATTACCGCGTTGGATCTGTATGTCGGATCCATTGATAAGCTGAACGCAACAGCCGGAAAGCTCGGTTTGGAAAACCGGGTCAAAGGCATAGTCGGCTCAATGGATAATTTGCCATTTCAGAAAGAAGAATTTGATCTTATCTGGTCTGAAGGAGCGATTGGTAATATCGGTTTTGAAAAAGGATTGAATCATTGGAAGAAGTTCCTTAAAAAGGATGGTTATCTAGCCGTATCCTATGAGTCCTGGTTTACGGAGGAACGCCCCTCAGAAATTGAAAAGTGGTGGGTGGATGCGGTTCCGGAAATCGCAACCATAGGGCAGACGGTTTCTATTATGCAAAAAACAGGGTATATCCCGGTGGCCGTCTTTGCACTGCCGGAATCTTGTTGGCTAGAGCATTATTTTATTCCGCAAAAAGCGCGACAAGAGGAATTCTTAAAAATCCATGCAGGCAATAAAACGGTTGAAAATATGATTGCATTTATGAGGCGCGAGGCGGAGTTGTATTTGAAATGTAAGCAGTATTACGGCTATGTATTTTATATTGGGAAAAAGATATAAAATAGGAAGGGCGGATGGCTGTCAAACTTTATTGCTACAATAAAGTTTGACAGCCGTCTCGGTTGTTTTGAGAGAGAGACAATGGAGGAAGTCTATCTATGTTATAATACTAAATAGCCGCTGACGTGGAGCAGGGGATGCTGTAATTGTGTAGGTTTACTGCGAGGAGTCGTGCATATGAAAAAGCATTATACGATTGGTGAAACGGCAAAGCTGCTCGGTGTTACAACGCAAACCTTGAGGCATTACGAAAAAATAGGCATCTTAGGGCCAACGCATATTGACGCCCAAACGGGCTATCGATATTATGAATTCAATCAATTCCATATGATTGATCGCATTAAATATTTGCAATACCTAGGTCTGTCTTTAGGAGAGATTGGTTCCATTCTCAAAAAGGGCACTGTTGACGGCTTGTTGCCAGCCCTTGAAGAGCAGTGGCAGCAAGCCAATCGAGAAATGGAAGCCGTTCGCGCTCGTATTAAGGATGTGGAATGGTACATTGATTACTTTACCTATTTGAGCAAAATGGATGCGGCGAAAGTCTTGTATCGCATGCAC
This genomic window from uncultured Anaeromusa sp. contains:
- a CDS encoding class I SAM-dependent methyltransferase translates to MEDGSIHEFDFTLINEFFTGLERQGPGSAEETIKALGFIGPLSSKAKIADLGCGTGFQTMVLAQHTVAEITALDLYVGSIDKLNATAGKLGLENRVKGIVGSMDNLPFQKEEFDLIWSEGAIGNIGFEKGLNHWKKFLKKDGYLAVSYESWFTEERPSEIEKWWVDAVPEIATIGQTVSIMQKTGYIPVAVFALPESCWLEHYFIPQKARQEEFLKIHAGNKTVENMIAFMRREAELYLKCKQYYGYVFYIGKKI